A stretch of Blastocatellia bacterium DNA encodes these proteins:
- a CDS encoding VWA domain-containing protein, with translation MKTHKLNLKRFAIWSVISSLVLLLALPTLFAQEVQEQNKEQNKEQKDTPTNQSNNPQAEKDSMPVIKTSTNLVTFSVTVTDPYGRYVTGLSKEHFEIYDDKVPQKIEFFNDEDAPMSVGIIFDISGSMKGRLVRSFEALNRFCDASHQLDEYFLVTFNNNAKLLHDFTTDSRNVMGSLSLVEPKGQTALYDATYIGVEKVRTGRYSRKALLLISDGQDNNSRYSLKELRQLLKEADVQLYSIGITNVFSGRELDVEGQVILEELTRLTGGRAFFPNNEAELTEVITRIGLELRHQYSIGYEPTGTKADKRWHKLQVKVKAPKGMPALSIRAREGYFTQNSENQK, from the coding sequence ATGAAGACGCATAAACTTAACTTAAAAAGATTTGCTATCTGGTCAGTAATTTCTTCTTTAGTCCTTTTATTAGCTTTACCAACATTATTTGCTCAAGAAGTTCAAGAACAAAATAAAGAGCAAAATAAAGAACAAAAAGACACTCCCACAAACCAATCAAATAATCCTCAAGCCGAAAAAGATTCCATGCCTGTAATTAAAACTAGCACTAATTTAGTTACTTTTAGTGTGACTGTAACGGATCCTTATGGTCGTTATGTTACGGGCCTTTCCAAAGAACACTTTGAAATTTACGATGACAAAGTACCGCAAAAAATAGAGTTTTTTAATGATGAAGATGCTCCTATGAGTGTTGGGATCATTTTTGATATTTCTGGCAGTATGAAAGGTCGTTTAGTTAGATCTTTTGAAGCATTAAATCGTTTTTGTGACGCTAGCCATCAACTGGACGAGTATTTTTTAGTAACGTTTAATAATAATGCAAAATTACTACATGATTTTACTACAGATTCTCGAAATGTAATGGGATCACTTTCCTTAGTAGAACCAAAAGGTCAAACTGCCCTTTATGATGCTACTTATATTGGAGTTGAAAAAGTAAGAACAGGGCGTTATTCAAGAAAAGCTCTTCTCTTAATTAGTGATGGTCAAGACAATAATAGCCGTTATTCATTAAAAGAGCTAAGACAATTGCTTAAAGAAGCTGACGTACAACTTTATTCTATTGGAATTACTAATGTTTTTTCTGGTCGAGAACTAGACGTTGAAGGACAGGTAATTTTAGAAGAGTTGACTCGTCTAACAGGCGGGAGAGCATTTTTCCCAAATAATGAAGCTGAATTAACAGAAGTTATTACTCGTATTGGTTTAGAGTTAAGACACCAATATAGTATTGGTTATGAGCCTACTGGAACGAAAGCTGATAAACGTTGGCATAAATTACAGGTTAAGGTTAAAGCTCCAAAAGGTATGCCAGCCTTAAGTATTCGCGCTCGTGAGGGTTATTTTACACAAAATAGCGAAAATCAAAAGTAG
- a CDS encoding XdhC family protein, giving the protein MLTNDLLLQLNQTLSKDKTAILLTIISIDSLPSNSNISIANKRLLLNDGKTIGSLGDSSLDLAIEKEIQLYGNNSSINTITLWTDKLQNIDNADFVSNVKLNKSAKVRILIEFLRPQPSLLICGAGHIARALTQLATVLGFRVTVIDDRVEFAHRDYFPDPNVELKAEGFEQAIKSIDINSNMSVVIVTRGHKHDEDCLRLLLNLPIQYLGMIGSRRRVTVVKEKLKEEGFCADQLAKLYAPIGLDIGAKTPEELALTILAEIVLVRNRGLEAITCHPLSRLTRIN; this is encoded by the coding sequence ATGCTTACTAATGACCTACTTTTGCAACTTAATCAAACCTTAAGTAAAGATAAAACAGCTATTTTACTAACTATAATATCAATAGATTCTCTTCCTTCTAATTCCAATATTTCTATTGCTAATAAAAGATTGCTGTTAAACGATGGAAAAACAATAGGTAGTTTGGGAGATTCTAGCTTAGACTTAGCTATTGAAAAAGAAATACAACTTTATGGTAATAACTCTAGCATTAATACAATAACTCTTTGGACGGATAAGCTACAAAATATTGATAATGCTGATTTTGTAAGTAATGTTAAGTTAAATAAATCTGCAAAAGTACGTATTTTAATTGAATTTCTACGTCCACAACCTTCTTTATTGATTTGTGGAGCAGGACATATTGCACGAGCTTTAACACAACTAGCAACTGTCCTAGGATTTCGTGTTACTGTAATTGATGATAGAGTAGAATTTGCTCACCGAGATTATTTCCCTGATCCAAACGTTGAACTAAAAGCCGAAGGTTTTGAGCAAGCAATTAAATCTATTGATATAAATAGCAATATGTCAGTTGTAATTGTTACTAGGGGACATAAACATGATGAAGATTGTTTAAGGCTATTATTAAATTTACCTATTCAATATTTAGGAATGATTGGTAGTCGTCGCCGAGTAACTGTAGTAAAAGAGAAACTAAAAGAAGAAGGTTTTTGTGCTGATCAGTTAGCAAAACTTTATGCCCCAATTGGGCTAGACATTGGTGCTAAAACTCCAGAGGAACTTGCTTTAACTATTCTAGCTGAAATAGTTTTAGTACGTAATCGAGGCTTAGAAGCAATAACTTGTCATCCACTTAGTCGGTTAACCAGGATTAATTAA
- a CDS encoding prohibitin family protein — MNNRNPLESMINPKKIILLITSVIVILISLSSTVTLINPGCVGVLINRSGGGISTKPLGVGFHIKWPIVQEIEEYPVYMQTLVLTKASTEGSPNNDEINVNSIEGQPISCDVSLSFELDASKVPQLYSSFRTDISTITHGFVKQTIRQSLQEIVGKTEIVNFLGKEKAKIVAQTQEEIQNRLGGYGFLIKQFTLNEVRAPQSIVTAIEAKNTMAQEALRAQNELQKKEFEAQQKVIEAEGEAKSILARAEAQAKSNRLIAESITPNLVEYQKIEKWNGQLPQVAGSGATPFINLQK, encoded by the coding sequence ATGAATAACAGAAACCCTTTAGAATCAATGATAAATCCAAAAAAAATTATCCTATTGATTACATCAGTAATAGTAATTTTAATTTCATTATCTAGTACAGTAACTTTAATTAACCCTGGATGCGTAGGAGTATTAATAAATCGTAGTGGTGGAGGGATTTCTACTAAACCGCTTGGTGTAGGGTTTCATATTAAATGGCCGATTGTTCAAGAAATAGAGGAATATCCTGTTTATATGCAAACTTTAGTATTAACAAAAGCTTCTACAGAAGGCAGCCCAAATAATGATGAAATAAATGTTAACTCAATAGAAGGCCAGCCAATTAGTTGTGATGTTTCCCTTTCTTTCGAGCTAGATGCTAGTAAAGTCCCTCAGCTTTATTCTTCATTTAGAACAGACATAAGCACTATTACACATGGCTTTGTTAAACAAACCATTAGACAATCCCTACAAGAAATTGTTGGTAAAACAGAAATCGTTAATTTTTTAGGTAAAGAAAAGGCTAAAATCGTAGCCCAAACTCAAGAAGAAATACAAAATCGTTTAGGTGGTTACGGGTTTTTAATTAAACAATTTACCTTAAATGAAGTACGTGCGCCACAATCGATAGTTACAGCGATAGAAGCTAAAAATACTATGGCACAAGAGGCTTTAAGAGCGCAAAATGAGCTACAAAAGAAAGAATTTGAAGCACAACAAAAAGTAATTGAAGCTGAAGGTGAAGCTAAATCTATATTAGCTCGTGCAGAAGCCCAAGCTAAATCTAATCGTTTAATTGCTGAATCTATTACACCTAATTTAGTTGAATATCAAAAAATAGAGAAATGGAATGGACAACTTCCTCAAGTTGCTGGTTCAGGAGCTACTCCATTTATTAATTTGCAAAAATAA
- a CDS encoding xanthine dehydrogenase family protein subunit M gives MTIVYNVEQLNEAYKILAEQPVKVLAGGTDLMVVYGSGGKLPSNLLDIWRLDELRTITEENDYLKIGALTTYTQLVNNEQVKKYAPTLVDASLTIGAVQIQNRGTLGGNIVNASPAGDSLPVLSAFDAKIEIGSIRGTRQVNFNDFYTGYRQTVLASDELLLNILLPKQKEQETAKFYKVGTRAAQAISKVVMSVRATVENKKVLSIAIALGSVAPTVIRARETENLLAEKEITPSLLEEARQKLSQEVKPIDDIRSNEHYRRVISGNLIAKFLRDF, from the coding sequence ATGACTATAGTTTATAATGTTGAACAACTTAACGAAGCTTATAAAATTTTGGCAGAGCAACCTGTTAAAGTGCTAGCAGGTGGAACAGATTTAATGGTGGTTTATGGTAGTGGTGGTAAATTACCTAGCAATCTTTTAGATATTTGGCGACTAGATGAACTACGCACAATAACAGAGGAAAATGACTACTTAAAAATAGGAGCATTAACAACTTACACACAACTTGTTAATAATGAACAAGTTAAGAAATATGCTCCTACCCTAGTTGATGCTTCTCTAACTATTGGCGCAGTACAAATTCAAAATCGAGGGACTTTAGGCGGTAATATCGTCAATGCTTCACCCGCTGGAGATTCTCTACCTGTACTTTCGGCTTTTGATGCAAAAATAGAAATAGGCTCAATTCGTGGTACAAGACAAGTTAATTTTAATGATTTTTACACTGGCTATAGACAAACTGTTTTAGCTTCAGATGAACTTCTTCTAAACATACTTCTGCCAAAACAAAAAGAGCAAGAAACCGCTAAATTTTATAAAGTTGGGACTCGTGCAGCACAAGCTATTTCTAAAGTTGTAATGTCGGTTAGAGCAACTGTTGAAAATAAAAAGGTTCTATCTATAGCTATTGCTTTAGGTAGTGTTGCACCTACAGTAATTAGAGCTAGGGAAACTGAGAATTTATTAGCTGAAAAAGAAATTACTCCAAGTTTATTAGAAGAAGCCCGCCAAAAATTAAGCCAGGAAGTTAAACCTATTGATGATATTCGCTCTAATGAACATTATCGCCGAGTAATTTCTGGCAACTTAATAGCTAAATTCTTACGCGATTTTTAA
- a CDS encoding esterase family protein, producing MPVGVYGHFGMPLLMFPTAAADFEEYERFLVIDVIAPYINSGKVKIFSINSINRESWLNDHVHPAEAARRTVQYDKYISEEVVPFIYQNCNTPNIGVAATGASFGAFHAANIVFKHPDQFKTLIAMSGFYDLSNYFQGYYDSNCYFNNPADYLPRLTDSYYLDRLRNDVRLYFVTGQGPYEAPEASRKISRILDQKAIPHVLDIWGYDMEHDWPTWRQMLKYYIPKLF from the coding sequence ATGCCTGTTGGTGTCTATGGACACTTTGGCATGCCCTTACTTATGTTTCCTACCGCTGCCGCTGATTTTGAAGAATATGAACGATTTTTAGTGATAGATGTTATTGCTCCTTATATTAATAGCGGCAAAGTAAAAATTTTTAGTATCAATAGTATTAATAGAGAAAGTTGGCTAAATGATCATGTTCATCCGGCTGAAGCAGCACGCCGCACAGTACAATATGACAAGTATATTTCTGAGGAAGTAGTCCCTTTTATTTACCAAAATTGTAATACTCCTAATATTGGAGTTGCTGCTACAGGAGCAAGTTTTGGAGCTTTTCATGCTGCAAACATTGTATTTAAGCATCCAGATCAATTTAAGACATTAATTGCAATGAGTGGCTTTTATGATCTAAGTAATTATTTTCAAGGCTACTACGACTCTAATTGCTATTTTAATAATCCGGCTGATTATTTACCTCGCTTGACGGATTCTTATTATTTGGATCGTCTTAGAAATGATGTCAGACTTTATTTTGTTACTGGACAAGGGCCTTATGAAGCTCCTGAAGCCTCTCGCAAAATCTCTCGAATACTAGATCAAAAAGCTATCCCGCATGTTTTAGATATTTGGGGTTATGATATGGAACATGATTGGCCTACCTGGAGACAAATGTTAAAATATTATATTCCTAAATTATTTTAA
- a CDS encoding response regulator transcription factor, translating into MSRGEMGNYKETSKDKLRVLVIKEQLNQASYDNLLEDEGRFDIVGEANDLTTAMELVNEKVPDIVLMECLDTTSKDIETIKKLKEHSPDFSVVILSYQTDDKFMSEAIHAGASGYIIKTNVGNELAEAISKIQHGQIYLSPLSPKAVVKEFMPRGRRSESESLTNRQREILKCLVIGLTNKQIALRFNLSVKTIDAHRANIMTKLNIHDLPGLVKYALRSGIIALEE; encoded by the coding sequence TTGAGTAGAGGTGAAATGGGAAATTACAAAGAAACATCTAAAGACAAACTTCGAGTTCTAGTAATAAAAGAGCAACTTAACCAAGCAAGTTATGACAATTTACTAGAAGATGAAGGGCGTTTTGATATTGTTGGTGAAGCTAATGATTTAACTACAGCAATGGAGTTAGTTAATGAGAAGGTTCCAGATATAGTATTGATGGAGTGTTTAGATACAACATCAAAAGATATTGAAACAATCAAAAAGCTTAAAGAACATAGTCCAGATTTTAGTGTTGTCATACTTTCTTACCAAACAGATGATAAGTTTATGTCTGAAGCAATACATGCAGGTGCTTCAGGATATATAATTAAAACTAATGTTGGTAATGAATTAGCAGAAGCAATTTCTAAAATACAACATGGTCAAATCTACTTAAGCCCTCTTAGCCCAAAAGCTGTAGTAAAAGAGTTTATGCCCAGGGGAAGACGTTCTGAATCAGAATCACTTACTAATCGTCAAAGAGAAATTCTTAAATGCCTAGTTATAGGGCTAACTAATAAGCAAATTGCATTAAGATTTAATCTTAGTGTAAAAACTATTGATGCTCATCGTGCCAACATAATGACCAAGCTAAATATTCATGATTTACCAGGGTTAGTTAAATATGCACTTCGTAGTGGAATAATTGCTTTAGAAGAATAG
- a CDS encoding sugar transferase: protein MQNSESVIKLTHPTDLLALTRHLKYEAYLLPLFTAFIILADISIAIGSFVLAYWWRQGDAAFFRPQGAFLPVDITWNFRPYFSLLTFVPLVRIWTLRHYDLYRLKGEFSLLQDWQSLFKATLVGSLVISSIAFLYRGGVEYRDFSYSRLVFIYDLLFSFAAYTLLRLAVRFCQTLYRQNSGNLIPALVVGCGHNAEVCISEIAEKPRLGYRVVGVLSVENDQNSFVAGLPVLGSFSDLPSLVRQYGIKEVLITDDRISPQTIFESIMNCGRKHAVEFRVFPNLFNCLPRKTEIDQIGSLPMIKLFAEPLQGPNRLLKRGMDIAFSLTGLILSFPLWLLIIIAIKLNSRGPAIYQQERVGMDGRVFRMYKFRSMYVDTVDLEHRELMRQNINNGERANQGDGEIPIYGKLKDDNRVTKVGAIIRRYSLDELPQLLNVILGEMSLVGPRPPIPYEVECYHDWHRARFHVKPGLTGLWQVSGRNRLNFEQMVRLDIYYIENWSFWLDLKILLKTIPVALRGDNAY from the coding sequence ATGCAGAATTCTGAAAGTGTAATTAAACTTACTCATCCAACAGATTTATTAGCTCTAACTCGACACTTAAAGTATGAAGCGTATCTTTTACCTCTATTTACTGCTTTTATTATCCTAGCTGATATTTCAATTGCAATTGGAAGTTTTGTTTTAGCTTATTGGTGGCGACAAGGGGATGCTGCTTTTTTTAGACCTCAAGGCGCGTTTTTACCAGTTGATATTACTTGGAATTTTCGGCCCTACTTTAGTTTATTAACCTTTGTTCCTTTGGTAAGAATTTGGACGCTCAGGCATTATGACCTTTATCGATTAAAAGGCGAATTTTCCCTGCTTCAAGATTGGCAAAGTCTATTTAAGGCCACTTTAGTTGGGTCTTTAGTTATTAGCTCTATAGCTTTTCTTTATCGTGGTGGTGTTGAATATCGGGATTTTTCCTATTCAAGGCTTGTTTTTATCTATGATTTGCTCTTTTCTTTTGCTGCTTATACCCTTTTACGGCTTGCTGTACGCTTTTGCCAAACTTTATACCGTCAAAACTCTGGTAATTTAATTCCTGCTTTAGTTGTTGGTTGTGGACATAATGCAGAGGTTTGCATTAGTGAAATTGCTGAAAAACCACGCTTAGGTTATCGTGTAGTAGGTGTTTTAAGTGTTGAGAATGATCAAAATAGCTTTGTTGCAGGTCTTCCAGTCTTAGGGAGTTTTTCAGACCTACCAAGCCTAGTCCGACAATATGGAATTAAAGAAGTTTTAATTACAGATGATCGAATTAGTCCACAAACAATTTTTGAGTCAATAATGAATTGTGGACGTAAACACGCTGTTGAATTTAGAGTTTTTCCTAATTTATTTAATTGTTTACCTCGTAAAACGGAAATTGATCAAATTGGCTCATTGCCAATGATCAAGCTTTTTGCTGAACCTCTACAAGGGCCAAATCGCCTATTAAAAAGAGGGATGGACATTGCTTTTTCTTTAACAGGACTAATTTTAAGTTTTCCTTTGTGGCTATTAATTATTATTGCAATAAAGCTAAATTCTCGTGGGCCAGCTATTTATCAACAAGAACGGGTTGGAATGGATGGACGGGTTTTTCGCATGTATAAGTTTAGATCAATGTATGTGGATACAGTTGATTTGGAACATCGGGAATTAATGCGTCAAAACATTAATAATGGAGAAAGGGCCAATCAAGGTGATGGAGAAATTCCTATATATGGAAAATTAAAAGATGACAATCGTGTTACTAAAGTAGGTGCAATTATTCGTCGTTATAGCTTGGATGAACTGCCACAACTTCTTAATGTTATATTAGGAGAAATGAGCTTAGTTGGCCCAAGACCACCTATTCCTTATGAGGTCGAATGTTATCACGATTGGCACCGCGCCCGTTTTCATGTTAAACCCGGTCTAACAGGTCTTTGGCAAGTTTCTGGACGCAACCGCTTAAATTTTGAACAAATGGTTAGACTTGATATTTATTATATTGAAAATTGGTCTTTTTGGTTGGATCTAAAGATCTTATTAAAAACCATCCCTGTTGCTTTACGTGGTGATAATGCTTACTAA
- a CDS encoding xanthine dehydrogenase family protein, producing the protein MSVGKNITRTEGRSKVNGSAKYIDDYHYPNMWYGKTVRSTMAHAKILSINYSPNFDWSQVVVVDYQDIPVRNIVAMIFDDQPLLVESVVKHVAEPIVLVAAPSKELAQKAVDHIEVVYEDLPAVLTIKEALAVKEKIFGDDNIFKQYTITRGSVTDAFQSAEIIVEGTYKVGHQEQLYIETNGVIATAEKDGSFVIQGSMQCPYYVHRAIKEIFGLSDEQVIVIQTVTGGGFGGKEDFPSVVAGHAALLSRKCGRPVKIVYERGEDFVSSTKRHPAIIHHRTGLTRDGRLLASEIDITFDGGAYCTLSPVVLSRGVIHALGPYKCPNVKISGRVVATNTAPNGAFRGFGVPQACFGGELHMEKIAQTLNISPVELRRKNMLREGDTTTTGQQLSYSVGTQEVLDTVLERSDFLTKWQQYQQKNTSDNKRRGVGLSFFYHGGGFTGSGEEKIKGKAAVQLTVDGQVCILTASTEIGQGTKTIFRQIVATELGVDTDLVTFGETDTSKVPDSGPTVASRTCMVVGKVVQMAAANLKQEIARNLSAKLGCEPGEIEISNNQISYPNSTPINFQEFAKEFVKEHGELKTMAQYSSPPGIKWDELNYTGDAYPVFSYGADVVEVEVDLDTYEVKILKVVTSSDIGKAINPAMAEGQIEGGTVQALGYGLCEEVVWKDGKMINNRFTNYIIPTALDIPEMETILVEKPYPYGPFGAKGLGELPMDGGAPALVAAISNATGAFVTEIPATPERILAALEAKQ; encoded by the coding sequence ATGAGTGTTGGTAAAAACATTACTCGTACAGAGGGGCGAAGTAAAGTAAATGGTAGTGCAAAATATATTGACGATTATCACTATCCAAATATGTGGTATGGTAAAACTGTCCGTTCCACTATGGCACATGCAAAGATTTTATCAATTAACTACTCACCAAATTTTGATTGGTCACAAGTTGTTGTAGTTGACTATCAGGATATACCTGTACGTAATATCGTTGCGATGATTTTTGATGATCAACCACTTTTAGTTGAGTCAGTAGTTAAACACGTAGCAGAACCTATAGTTTTAGTTGCTGCTCCTAGCAAAGAATTAGCTCAAAAAGCAGTTGATCATATAGAAGTTGTTTATGAAGATTTACCAGCCGTGTTAACCATTAAAGAAGCTTTGGCGGTAAAAGAAAAAATCTTTGGCGATGATAATATTTTTAAGCAATATACAATCACTCGTGGAAGTGTGACGGATGCTTTTCAATCTGCTGAAATAATTGTTGAAGGAACTTATAAAGTAGGCCATCAAGAACAGCTTTATATTGAAACTAATGGAGTTATTGCAACAGCAGAAAAAGATGGAAGTTTTGTAATTCAAGGCTCAATGCAATGTCCTTATTATGTTCATCGTGCAATAAAAGAAATTTTTGGCCTTTCAGATGAACAAGTTATAGTAATACAAACGGTTACAGGTGGTGGTTTTGGAGGAAAAGAAGATTTTCCATCTGTTGTAGCAGGTCATGCAGCCCTTTTATCTCGTAAATGTGGAAGACCTGTAAAAATTGTTTATGAACGTGGTGAAGATTTTGTATCTTCAACTAAACGTCATCCTGCAATTATTCATCATCGCACAGGTTTAACTCGTGATGGCAGGCTGCTTGCATCGGAAATAGACATTACTTTTGATGGTGGAGCCTATTGCACACTTAGCCCAGTGGTTTTATCTCGTGGTGTAATTCATGCTTTAGGGCCATATAAATGTCCAAATGTAAAAATTAGCGGACGTGTAGTTGCTACCAACACTGCACCTAATGGGGCTTTTCGTGGTTTTGGCGTTCCTCAAGCTTGTTTTGGTGGCGAACTTCATATGGAAAAGATCGCCCAAACATTAAATATTTCTCCTGTCGAACTACGCCGTAAAAATATGCTGAGAGAAGGCGACACAACAACTACAGGTCAACAACTTTCCTATAGTGTTGGTACACAAGAAGTTTTAGACACTGTGCTAGAACGCTCAGACTTTTTAACTAAATGGCAACAATATCAGCAAAAGAATACCTCGGATAATAAACGTCGTGGTGTTGGACTATCGTTTTTCTATCATGGCGGTGGTTTTACTGGTAGTGGTGAGGAAAAAATCAAAGGAAAAGCTGCTGTCCAACTGACCGTAGATGGACAAGTTTGTATTTTAACAGCCTCTACTGAAATTGGTCAGGGGACAAAAACCATTTTTCGTCAAATTGTTGCTACTGAATTAGGAGTAGACACAGATTTAGTAACTTTTGGGGAAACAGACACATCCAAAGTCCCTGATAGCGGGCCAACAGTTGCTTCTCGTACCTGCATGGTAGTTGGCAAAGTCGTTCAAATGGCAGCAGCTAACTTAAAACAAGAAATTGCTAGAAATCTATCAGCAAAACTTGGTTGTGAGCCTGGAGAAATTGAAATTTCTAATAATCAAATTTCTTATCCAAATTCAACGCCAATTAATTTCCAAGAATTTGCCAAAGAATTTGTTAAAGAACATGGCGAACTTAAAACAATGGCACAATATAGTAGTCCTCCTGGTATTAAATGGGACGAACTAAATTACACAGGAGATGCTTACCCAGTATTTTCTTATGGTGCTGATGTTGTAGAAGTTGAAGTGGATTTAGACACTTATGAGGTAAAGATCTTAAAAGTCGTCACTTCATCAGACATAGGTAAGGCAATTAATCCAGCTATGGCCGAAGGACAAATTGAAGGCGGCACAGTCCAAGCTCTAGGCTATGGATTATGTGAAGAAGTGGTTTGGAAAGATGGAAAAATGATTAACAATCGCTTTACTAATTACATTATCCCTACCGCGCTAGATATTCCAGAAATGGAAACTATTTTAGTAGAAAAACCTTATCCTTACGGGCCATTTGGAGCAAAAGGACTTGGTGAACTACCAATGGACGGAGGCGCACCAGCCTTAGTAGCTGCAATTTCTAATGCTACAGGTGCATTTGTGACAGAAATTCCTGCTACACCAGAGCGCATTTTAGCTGCTTTAGAAGCAAAACAATAG
- a CDS encoding (2Fe-2S)-binding protein, which produces MNIKFTVNNKNYDLEVSPMKRLLDVLREDVGLTGTKEGCGEGECGACSVFIDGTVVNSCLVPVCQTNACQITTVEGLSNGELSKLQQAFIDYNAAQCGICIPGMLVAAQALLDKTTCPSRAEIRTAIAGNLCRCTGYMKIVDAIEAAALAKE; this is translated from the coding sequence ATGAATATAAAATTTACAGTTAATAATAAAAATTATGATTTAGAAGTTTCTCCAATGAAACGCTTGCTAGATGTTTTGCGGGAAGATGTGGGGTTAACAGGCACTAAAGAAGGCTGTGGTGAAGGCGAATGTGGCGCGTGTTCAGTTTTTATTGATGGTACAGTGGTTAATTCTTGTTTAGTTCCTGTGTGTCAAACTAATGCTTGTCAAATTACTACTGTAGAAGGCTTATCAAATGGCGAGTTAAGCAAATTACAACAAGCTTTTATTGACTATAATGCTGCTCAATGTGGGATTTGTATCCCTGGAATGTTGGTTGCAGCACAGGCACTACTAGATAAAACTACTTGCCCAAGTCGCGCAGAAATCCGAACTGCTATTGCTGGAAATCTCTGCCGTTGCACTGGATATATGAAAATTGTTGATGCTATTGAAGCTGCTGCATTAGCTAAGGAGTAA